In Paracoccus aerodenitrificans, the following are encoded in one genomic region:
- a CDS encoding UDP-N-acetylmuramoyl-L-alanyl-D-glutamate--2,6-diaminopimelate ligase, which translates to MSEGVKRLSQLGLSAIGGRDPEITGISVDSRTVRPGYLFAALPGSALHGGEFIQYALRMDAVAILTDAAGAALAADVLRGWDGALVVAEDPRAALAGAAALFFGQQPERVVAVTGTAGKTSVASFTRQIWQSLGHKAISLGTMGVQGDYEAKLSHTTPEPVTLHRILSEAAKAGVTNVAMEASSHGLDQRRLDGVRIKAAAFTNFSQDHLDYHAGFDEYFSAKALLFNHILETGDAAVINADGERGQQMAEIARDAGLMLMTVGRDENCDFQVLGQRYDATGQDLRFAWQGRPHLVRLGLIGGFQAENVLAAAGLAIASGDDPARVFEVLPQLETVRGRMQLVAQRENGAAVFVDYAHKPGAVIAALQSLRPHVMGRIIVVLGAGGDRDKGKRALMGQAAQDFADVVIVTDDNPRSEDPASIRAEVMKGAGPDATEIGDRAEAILRGVDALQPGDALLVAGKGHETGQIVGSDVFPFDDAEQASVAVAALDGKI; encoded by the coding sequence ATGAGCGAGGGCGTCAAGCGGCTGTCCCAACTTGGGCTGAGCGCAATCGGCGGGCGGGACCCGGAGATAACGGGGATTTCGGTCGACAGCCGGACGGTGCGGCCCGGATATCTGTTCGCGGCGCTTCCCGGTTCCGCATTGCACGGGGGCGAATTCATTCAATACGCGCTGCGGATGGATGCCGTCGCCATTCTGACCGATGCGGCTGGCGCGGCTTTGGCCGCAGATGTGCTGCGAGGCTGGGACGGAGCACTTGTCGTGGCCGAGGATCCCCGCGCGGCTCTGGCCGGTGCAGCGGCGCTGTTTTTCGGTCAGCAGCCCGAACGCGTGGTCGCCGTGACCGGAACGGCGGGTAAGACCTCGGTTGCCAGCTTCACCCGGCAGATCTGGCAATCCCTCGGCCATAAGGCGATTAGCCTCGGCACGATGGGGGTGCAGGGTGATTATGAGGCGAAGCTGTCACATACGACTCCTGAACCTGTGACCCTGCACCGCATCTTGTCCGAGGCCGCGAAGGCCGGGGTCACCAATGTGGCGATGGAGGCGTCCTCGCACGGGCTCGATCAGCGTCGTCTGGACGGGGTTCGGATCAAGGCGGCTGCCTTCACGAATTTCAGTCAGGATCATCTGGATTACCACGCAGGATTCGATGAATATTTCTCTGCCAAGGCGTTGTTGTTCAATCATATTCTGGAAACTGGAGATGCTGCCGTCATCAATGCCGATGGTGAGCGTGGTCAGCAGATGGCGGAAATCGCCCGCGATGCCGGGCTGATGCTGATGACCGTCGGCAGGGATGAGAACTGCGATTTTCAGGTTCTCGGACAGCGTTACGACGCGACGGGTCAGGATCTGCGCTTTGCCTGGCAGGGGCGGCCACATCTTGTCCGGCTTGGCCTGATCGGCGGGTTTCAGGCGGAAAATGTGCTGGCGGCTGCGGGTCTTGCCATCGCTTCCGGCGACGACCCGGCACGCGTGTTCGAGGTGCTGCCGCAGCTTGAAACCGTGCGCGGACGGATGCAGCTTGTTGCTCAACGTGAAAACGGCGCGGCGGTTTTCGTCGATTATGCGCATAAACCCGGCGCGGTGATCGCGGCGCTGCAATCGCTGCGGCCTCATGTGATGGGACGGATCATTGTCGTTCTGGGCGCGGGCGGCGACCGCGACAAAGGCAAACGTGCGCTGATGGGGCAGGCGGCGCAAGATTTCGCCGATGTTGTGATCGTCACCGATGACAATCCGCGCAGCGAGGATCCGGCCTCTATCCGGGCCGAGGTCATGAAGGGCGCGGGTCCCGATGCTACCGAGATCGGCGACCGGGCCGAGGCGATCCTGCGTGGAGTGGATGCTTTGCAGCCGGGCGATGCGCTTCTGGTTGCTGGGAAGGGACATGAAACCGGCCAGATCGTCGGCAGCGATGTCTTTCCCTTCGACGATGCGGAACAGGCCTCGGTTGCGGTTGCTGCTCTGGACGGGAAAATCTGA
- a CDS encoding peptidoglycan D,D-transpeptidase FtsI family protein codes for MIRKPLRPLARILRARETGQDPDEIEAENRARRHAEIQDRARKRAEGRLVFMALGFLAAFGTVGFRMGALAASDPAEPRVQASGTQIISQRADITDREGRVLATNMLTHSLYAQPNQMVDGRSAAEALSRIFPDLDRERLVRDFSNPNRKFMWIKKKISPEQMQAVHDIGEPGLLFGPREMRLYPNGPVASHILGGSAFGVEGVNSAEVIGTAGVEKAFDGWLRNPANEGAPLTLSIDLTAQSAMEEVLSSGMRNMNAKGAAGVLLEIQTGEIVAMASLPDFDPNDRPRPALEGDPSASPLFNRAVQGQYELGSTFKIFPVAQAMDLKLVNPNTHINGNSPMRIGKYNISDYHNYGASLSVTDIIVKSSNVGTVRIAQMIGVDRQKEFLKDMGFFEPTSVEMVEAPTGKPIVPERWPAVTAATVSFGHGLAASPLHLASAYATLANDGRKVTPTLVHGKRRPPGEQVVSPQAAKLSLDLLRQVVVRGTARSGNVEGYEIAGKTGTADKPRPGGGYYDNRVVANFAAVFPYQDPKYVLVVTLDEPSTVLGGGESRVAGATAVPVAADVIRRVAPVLGLRPVGVKPLPVIEAPPETGLKVAANE; via the coding sequence ATGATCCGCAAACCGCTGCGCCCGCTGGCCCGTATCCTCCGCGCCCGTGAAACCGGCCAAGATCCCGATGAGATCGAGGCGGAAAACCGCGCCAGACGCCATGCCGAGATTCAGGACCGCGCCCGCAAACGGGCCGAGGGACGGCTGGTCTTCATGGCGCTTGGCTTTCTTGCGGCTTTCGGAACGGTCGGGTTCCGCATGGGCGCTCTGGCGGCTTCGGACCCTGCCGAGCCGCGCGTTCAGGCCAGCGGCACCCAGATCATTTCGCAACGCGCCGATATCACCGACCGCGAGGGCCGCGTCCTTGCAACCAATATGCTGACCCACAGTCTGTATGCGCAGCCCAATCAGATGGTTGACGGTCGCTCTGCGGCAGAGGCCCTGTCACGGATTTTCCCCGATCTGGATCGGGAAAGGCTGGTCAGGGATTTCTCGAATCCCAACCGCAAATTCATGTGGATCAAGAAGAAGATCAGCCCTGAACAGATGCAGGCCGTTCACGATATCGGCGAGCCGGGCCTGCTGTTCGGCCCGCGCGAGATGCGGCTTTACCCGAACGGGCCGGTTGCCAGCCATATTCTCGGCGGCTCGGCGTTTGGGGTGGAAGGGGTGAACAGTGCCGAGGTGATCGGCACGGCTGGTGTCGAAAAAGCGTTCGACGGGTGGCTGCGCAATCCGGCGAATGAAGGTGCGCCGCTGACCCTGTCCATCGACCTGACCGCGCAATCCGCAATGGAGGAAGTGCTGTCCTCCGGCATGCGCAATATGAATGCGAAAGGTGCCGCCGGTGTCCTGCTGGAGATCCAGACCGGCGAGATCGTGGCGATGGCCAGCCTGCCGGATTTCGACCCGAATGATCGGCCACGTCCCGCGCTTGAGGGCGATCCGTCGGCTAGTCCCTTGTTCAACCGCGCCGTGCAAGGCCAGTATGAGCTTGGATCGACCTTCAAGATCTTCCCGGTCGCGCAGGCGATGGATCTCAAGCTGGTCAATCCCAACACGCATATTAACGGAAACAGCCCGATGAGAATCGGGAAGTACAATATCAGCGACTATCATAATTACGGTGCCAGCCTGTCGGTGACGGATATCATCGTGAAATCCTCGAATGTCGGCACGGTGCGGATCGCGCAGATGATTGGCGTGGACCGCCAGAAGGAATTCCTGAAGGATATGGGGTTTTTCGAGCCGACCAGTGTCGAGATGGTCGAGGCTCCGACCGGCAAGCCCATCGTACCGGAACGCTGGCCCGCCGTGACTGCAGCGACGGTCAGCTTTGGTCACGGTCTGGCCGCCAGCCCGCTGCATCTCGCCTCGGCCTATGCCACGCTTGCGAATGACGGGCGCAAGGTAACGCCGACTCTGGTGCATGGAAAGCGCCGCCCTCCGGGCGAACAGGTCGTGTCTCCGCAGGCGGCGAAGCTGTCGCTGGATCTGCTGCGGCAGGTGGTTGTGCGCGGTACGGCGCGTTCCGGCAATGTCGAGGGGTATGAGATCGCGGGCAAGACCGGAACCGCGGACAAGCCGCGGCCTGGCGGTGGCTATTACGATAATCGCGTGGTGGCGAATTTTGCCGCTGTGTTTCCCTATCAGGACCCGAAATATGTGCTGGTGGTCACTTTGGACGAACCCAGCACCGTTCTGGGCGGCGGTGAAAGCCGGGTTGCGGGTGCGACCGCCGTGCCGGTTGCCGCTGATGTGATCCGCCGGGTCGCGCCGGTTCTGGGGCTGAGACCGGTCGGCGTGAAGCCGCTTCCTGTGATTGAAGCGCCACCTGAAACTGGGCTAAAGGTCGCCGCAAACGAGTGA
- the ftsL gene encoding cell division protein FtsL yields MKSVLYLVVALVVMSLAFWAYRENYRTQDALNEMESVQKEIASLREQLLVLSAEWDYLNRPARLRELVRLNADRLELEPITSDQFVDTSNIDYPPPPVRYPPRRPEDFVPPTEGAITDADPTPSEAEAADRPPRQEPQ; encoded by the coding sequence ATGAAATCCGTTCTCTATCTGGTCGTGGCTCTGGTGGTGATGTCGCTGGCCTTCTGGGCCTATCGCGAGAATTACCGGACTCAGGATGCGCTGAATGAAATGGAATCGGTGCAGAAAGAGATCGCCAGCCTGCGCGAACAGCTTCTGGTCCTGAGCGCCGAGTGGGATTATCTCAACCGTCCCGCGCGGCTGCGGGAACTGGTCCGGCTGAACGCTGACCGGCTGGAACTGGAACCGATCACCTCGGATCAGTTCGTGGACACCTCGAACATCGATTATCCGCCGCCTCCGGTCAGATACCCGCCGCGTCGGCCGGAGGATTTCGTGCCGCCCACCGAGGGCGCAATCACCGACGCCGACCCGACACCATCAGAAGCCGAGGCAGCCGACAGGCCGCCCAGACAGGAGCCTCAGTGA
- the rsmH gene encoding 16S rRNA (cytosine(1402)-N(4))-methyltransferase RsmH encodes MPVSGPSDNDPHIPVLIRPLIEAVAPVSGIWVDGTFGAGGYTRQLLDAGADQVIAIDRDSRVFEMAESWAGQYGPRLKLVEGVFSDLDRLAGQPVDGVVLDLGVSSMQLDQAERGFSFLRDGPLDMRMGSDGPSAADLLNSADEARIADVLYHFGEERASRRIARAIVAARPLSSTSQLAELVASQLPRPRPGQSNPATRSFQAIRIWVNDEFGQLAEGLAAAERALKPGGRLAVVSFHSLEDRVVKRFLQSRAAKAGGGSRHAPAEQVEAPTFTLPFRRAISADEAELSSNPRSRSAFLRVGIRTEAPARDLDANRIAVPSLPQKGGRR; translated from the coding sequence ATGCCTGTGTCCGGTCCCTCAGACAACGATCCGCATATCCCGGTCCTGATCCGTCCGCTGATTGAGGCTGTCGCGCCGGTCAGCGGGATCTGGGTCGACGGGACATTCGGTGCCGGGGGATATACACGACAATTGCTGGATGCGGGTGCCGATCAGGTCATCGCAATCGACCGCGATTCGCGCGTTTTCGAGATGGCCGAAAGCTGGGCCGGGCAATATGGGCCGCGGCTGAAGCTGGTTGAGGGTGTGTTTTCGGATCTCGACAGGCTGGCCGGGCAGCCTGTGGATGGGGTGGTTCTGGATCTGGGCGTCAGTTCGATGCAGCTCGATCAGGCCGAGCGCGGGTTTTCCTTCCTGCGCGACGGGCCTCTGGATATGCGCATGGGAAGCGACGGGCCAAGCGCCGCCGATCTGCTGAATTCGGCGGATGAGGCCCGTATCGCGGATGTGCTGTATCATTTCGGTGAGGAACGCGCCTCGCGGCGGATCGCGCGGGCCATCGTCGCGGCGCGTCCGCTGAGCAGCACCTCCCAGCTTGCCGAGCTGGTCGCCAGCCAGTTGCCGCGCCCCAGACCGGGGCAGAGCAACCCCGCGACGCGCAGCTTTCAGGCGATCCGGATCTGGGTGAATGATGAGTTCGGCCAGCTTGCCGAAGGTCTTGCGGCGGCAGAACGTGCGCTGAAACCGGGAGGCAGGCTGGCGGTGGTCAGTTTCCACTCGCTTGAGGACCGCGTGGTGAAGCGTTTCCTGCAATCGCGGGCGGCGAAGGCGGGCGGCGGCTCGCGTCACGCACCGGCCGAGCAGGTCGAGGCTCCGACATTCACCCTGCCATTCCGTCGCGCGATATCCGCCGATGAGGCAGAGCTTTCCTCGAACCCCCGCTCCAGAAGCGCTTTTCTGCGGGTCGGAATCAGAACCGAAGCGCCTGCGCGGGATCTGGATGCCAATCGGATCGCCGTGCCCTCGCTGCCGCAGAAAGGGGGACGGAGATGA
- the mraZ gene encoding division/cell wall cluster transcriptional repressor MraZ produces the protein MARKFRGSEEVKVDGKGRMSIPARFRRIFEAGDPDWKPSERTRMIVVYGPESWKKLEFYTVDAADRIDEEIDRLPRGSQERLWLETLMNGMATEAEIDTDGRLVLPQKLRDKIGLDNEAFFTSKGDFVEVWNPENYSEASGTLQEFMERFPDGFDPRSFLGNAPIQDPREG, from the coding sequence GTGGCGCGCAAGTTCAGAGGCTCGGAAGAGGTAAAGGTGGATGGCAAGGGTCGCATGTCGATCCCGGCCCGGTTCCGCCGTATCTTCGAAGCCGGCGATCCTGACTGGAAACCATCGGAACGCACCCGGATGATCGTGGTTTACGGTCCCGAAAGCTGGAAGAAGCTGGAATTCTACACTGTCGACGCCGCAGACCGCATTGATGAGGAAATCGACAGGCTGCCGCGCGGCTCGCAAGAGCGGCTCTGGCTGGAAACGCTGATGAACGGCATGGCGACCGAGGCCGAGATCGACACGGATGGCCGTCTGGTCCTGCCGCAGAAACTGCGTGACAAGATCGGTCTGGACAATGAGGCATTCTTTACCTCGAAAGGTGATTTCGTCGAGGTCTGGAACCCGGAAAACTACTCGGAAGCCAGCGGCACATTGCAGGAATTCATGGAGCGTTTCCCCGACGGGTTCGATCCGCGCAGCTTCCTTGGCAATGCCCCCATCCAAGACCCGCGCGAGGGCTAG
- a CDS encoding DUF1127 domain-containing protein: MGLIVRVQEARARRAIYRQTVNELSALSNRELNDLGISRSMITRIATEAAWGK; the protein is encoded by the coding sequence ATGGGGCTGATTGTGCGCGTCCAGGAAGCACGCGCCCGCCGCGCGATCTATCGCCAGACGGTGAATGAGCTGTCCGCTCTGTCCAATCGTGAACTGAACGATCTGGGCATCAGCCGCAGCATGATTACCCGGATCGCGACCGAAGCGGCTTGGGGCAAGTAA